One region of Catenuloplanes indicus genomic DNA includes:
- a CDS encoding RidA family protein translates to MSPEAVNSPALATPPGYSHAMRAGGLLFVSGQVPFDEGGAVVGVGDMRAQAEQTFRNLGIVLEAAGASFADLVKLTYFVRDVSAVAEVRAARDLFVDVTNPPASSLVEVSALIHPDLLIEIEAVAELPAARLGTE, encoded by the coding sequence ATGTCGCCTGAAGCGGTCAACTCGCCTGCGCTCGCCACTCCGCCGGGATACAGCCACGCCATGCGGGCCGGCGGGCTGCTGTTCGTGTCCGGGCAGGTGCCGTTCGACGAGGGCGGTGCGGTGGTCGGCGTGGGAGATATGCGAGCCCAGGCGGAGCAGACCTTCCGGAACCTGGGAATCGTGCTGGAGGCGGCCGGTGCGTCGTTCGCGGACCTGGTGAAGCTCACCTACTTCGTCCGCGACGTGTCCGCGGTGGCGGAGGTGCGCGCGGCCCGCGACCTGTTCGTGGACGTGACCAACCCGCCGGCCAGCTCGCTGGTCGAGGTGTCCGCGCTGATCCACCCGGACCTGCTGATCGAGATCGAGGCGGTCGCGGAGCTGCCGGCGGCCCGCCTCGGCACCGAGTGA
- a CDS encoding winged helix-turn-helix transcriptional regulator — MYPLGTPVSAAARDSCAATDVLRRTGDKWSLLVLGLLAARSYGYNELDRAIDGLSRRILTRTLRGLVRDGLVRRHPVNERTGRVEYALTGLGRSLLPLVVAVGEWAERHAAEIDAARREFAAGP, encoded by the coding sequence ATGTATCCACTCGGCACGCCGGTGAGCGCGGCGGCCCGCGACTCGTGCGCGGCGACGGACGTACTGCGGCGTACCGGCGACAAGTGGAGCCTGCTGGTGCTGGGACTGCTCGCCGCGCGGAGCTACGGCTACAACGAGCTGGACCGCGCGATCGACGGGCTCAGCCGGCGTATCCTCACCCGTACCCTCCGGGGTCTGGTCCGCGACGGCCTGGTCAGGCGGCACCCCGTCAACGAGCGGACCGGCCGGGTGGAGTACGCGCTGACCGGGCTCGGACGGTCCCTGCTGCCGCTGGTCGTCGCGGTCGGGGAGTGGGCCGAACGGCACGCCGCGGAGATCGACGCTGCTCGCCGGGAGTTCGCCGCAGGCCCGTAG
- a CDS encoding SDR family NAD(P)-dependent oxidoreductase, whose protein sequence is MRTIVVTGGTHGIGRGLVEHYRAGGDRVIAIGSTAVPGADTIRADLSEPTAVRGLAAALPSTVDVLVMSAFRYSPVRAETADGLEYTFALYVLSRFLLVEALLPALERAERPVVVSLCGTGSGRRPKWDDLQSRRGRYRALAATLRGAYANDLLGTAFPLEHPDARTRYVLYNPLMVDTGLSRGFRGPMRVLIDIASRFATPVPRALPPIIRLIDEPPDAPVSTFRAGRPVRVPAGAGDPASARRLTAVLRALAP, encoded by the coding sequence ATGCGTACCATTGTGGTCACCGGAGGCACGCACGGCATCGGCCGAGGGCTGGTCGAGCACTACCGGGCGGGTGGCGACCGGGTCATCGCGATCGGAAGCACCGCCGTACCCGGTGCCGATACGATTCGTGCCGATCTTTCCGAGCCGACCGCGGTCCGTGGGCTCGCCGCCGCGCTGCCCAGCACCGTTGACGTGCTGGTCATGTCCGCGTTCCGCTATTCGCCGGTGCGGGCCGAGACCGCGGACGGGCTGGAGTACACGTTCGCGCTGTACGTTCTGAGCCGGTTCCTACTGGTGGAGGCGTTGCTGCCGGCGTTGGAGCGGGCGGAGCGGCCGGTCGTCGTAAGCCTCTGCGGAACGGGGTCGGGCCGCCGCCCGAAGTGGGACGACCTCCAGTCGCGTCGTGGGCGCTATCGCGCGCTCGCCGCGACGTTGCGCGGTGCCTACGCCAACGACCTGCTGGGTACGGCGTTCCCGCTGGAGCACCCGGACGCCCGTACTCGATATGTGCTCTACAACCCGCTGATGGTGGACACCGGGCTCTCGCGCGGCTTCCGGGGGCCGATGCGAGTGCTGATCGACATCGCGTCCCGGTTCGCCACCCCGGTCCCGCGCGCGCTCCCGCCGATCATCCGCCTGATCGACGAGCCGCCGGACGCGCCGGTGAGCACGTTCCGCGCCGGGCGGCCGGTGCGCGTCCCGGCCGGTGCCGGCGATCCGGCGTCCGCGCGGCGCCTCACCGCCGTGCTGCGAGCACTGGCACCGTGA
- a CDS encoding roadblock/LC7 domain-containing protein, giving the protein MTVLSQEARDLSWLVDAFAQRVPGVAHAIVVSSDGLLLAVSDGLPRDHADKLAAVTSGLYSITQGAATMFDGDIVKQTVVEMGRGFLLVMSIRDGSILATLAVRDADIGVVGYEMARLAKQTGEMLTPALRAELQGSLPY; this is encoded by the coding sequence ATGACCGTGCTGAGCCAGGAGGCGCGCGACCTGAGCTGGCTGGTCGACGCGTTCGCCCAGCGGGTCCCCGGTGTCGCCCACGCGATCGTGGTCTCCTCCGACGGCCTGCTCCTCGCCGTGTCCGACGGCTTGCCCCGCGACCACGCGGACAAGCTCGCCGCGGTCACGTCCGGCCTGTACAGCATCACCCAGGGCGCGGCCACCATGTTCGACGGTGACATCGTCAAGCAGACCGTGGTCGAGATGGGCCGCGGCTTCCTGCTCGTGATGAGCATCCGGGACGGCTCCATCCTGGCCACGCTCGCGGTCCGGGACGCCGACATCGGCGTCGTCGGCTACGAGATGGCCCGCCTGGCCAAGCAGACCGGCGAGATGCTCACGCCGGCCCTGCGCGCCGAGCTCCAGGGCTCGCTGCCCTACTGA
- a CDS encoding sensor histidine kinase, producing MLVIPSVAFMLVAAVQVTDSVRRSLDLAQFAREARLAPQIVEVIHDLQAERDRTIGEVNPQKDLSAVFRRPSLVQNAMAEYYAATDASVTALRTAGDDVNGTVAWQAAYTDSISALESIGRLRVTLADDMANVLVDFPGSIKTLDDSYTRAITTLIGLLGAPTAGSDRPELALALQRQVEMAEITEILARQRAIVFRAAKPADKVAPGYADGDLDQYSALRSALVDAVREFRSVAAPAQISAYEATTRDEATQDLTRLESITLNSSGKFPAADEWWDTSERRQAVLAGVQSQVVRDGVDSVDDASSAQIRSTVISAAAILIILLAAVTASLAIGTSIVRPLKRLREQALKVAQTELPETLERLRSVQRGIPDISVGDSQIRGRDEIGEVARAFVDVHRSAVDVAREQASMRRNVNAMFVNLARRSQVLVERQLELLDELEREESDPDQLTNLFKLDHLAARMRRNDENLLVLAGSDNARRWRDPVALSAVVLASTAEIEDYTRVRHDAPDGVHVMGHAVADVVHLLAELLDNAAAFSPPSTVVRLSGRLAADGTVVLEVVDDGLGMTPGTVQELNQLLAEPPAVDVAASERMGLFVVSHLAARHGIRVSLRSGERGVIATVWIPPSVLTEAPRDDALRGPSTQMPALQPSAPMALPASGAAPALPAVYGSVPPVLPGSGSRELVPTGFEPAGVMTGTVMPVSAVPSTTGYRSPAAAQLPPRPPVDLRLNQPPAPRTVRPSPRPAGGQPRPEIATFFDSTGTGPLPLVPKQRTGGVISAVPTPPGPAPTEAVRTGAVYGSASAVPGVTSRPELPAGSTFAPAALPSGAPEESGGYPVYGSGGPSDSGAFAMPSAYDAFSGRRAAENSGEYPVAAAPVSAAPAARPARPIRAEDVLGAASGASGGGTWWNRSGAGKPTGGTTALDRTPAAPAAPVTGGTNSAGLPMRVPMAQLPDGQGGPAPAGRAPERKVAELDPEATGTTLSRFYSGIRAAETEETTENTGSHAAIRWEGDRQ from the coding sequence GTGCTCGTCATTCCGTCGGTGGCGTTCATGCTGGTCGCCGCCGTACAGGTCACCGACTCCGTGCGCCGGAGCCTCGACCTGGCCCAATTCGCGCGCGAGGCCCGGCTGGCCCCGCAGATCGTCGAGGTGATCCACGATCTGCAGGCCGAGCGGGACCGGACGATCGGCGAGGTCAACCCGCAGAAGGACCTGTCCGCCGTGTTCCGCCGCCCGTCGCTGGTGCAGAACGCGATGGCGGAGTACTACGCCGCCACCGACGCCTCGGTGACCGCGCTGCGCACGGCCGGCGACGACGTCAACGGCACGGTGGCCTGGCAGGCGGCGTACACGGACTCGATCAGCGCGCTCGAGTCGATCGGCCGGCTGCGCGTCACACTCGCGGACGACATGGCGAACGTGCTGGTCGACTTCCCCGGCTCGATCAAGACGCTGGACGACTCCTACACCCGCGCGATCACCACGCTGATCGGCCTGCTCGGCGCGCCGACCGCCGGTTCCGACCGGCCCGAGCTCGCGCTCGCGTTGCAGCGCCAGGTCGAGATGGCGGAGATCACCGAGATTCTGGCCCGGCAGCGCGCCATCGTCTTCCGGGCCGCGAAACCCGCGGACAAGGTCGCCCCGGGGTACGCGGACGGAGACCTCGACCAGTACAGCGCGCTGCGCAGCGCGCTGGTCGACGCGGTCCGCGAGTTCCGCAGCGTGGCCGCGCCGGCGCAGATCAGCGCGTACGAGGCAACCACCCGCGACGAGGCCACGCAGGACCTCACCCGGCTGGAGTCGATCACGCTGAACTCCAGCGGCAAGTTCCCGGCCGCGGACGAGTGGTGGGACACCAGCGAACGGCGCCAGGCCGTGCTGGCCGGCGTCCAGTCGCAGGTCGTCCGCGACGGTGTGGACTCGGTCGACGACGCCTCCAGCGCGCAGATCCGCAGCACCGTGATCAGCGCGGCCGCGATCCTGATCATCCTGCTTGCCGCGGTCACCGCGTCGCTGGCGATCGGCACGTCCATCGTCCGGCCGCTGAAGCGCCTCCGCGAGCAGGCGCTCAAGGTCGCGCAGACCGAGCTGCCCGAGACGCTGGAGCGGCTTCGATCGGTCCAACGTGGTATTCCGGACATCTCGGTCGGTGATTCGCAGATCCGCGGCCGGGACGAGATCGGCGAGGTGGCCCGGGCGTTCGTCGACGTCCACCGCTCCGCCGTCGACGTCGCCCGCGAACAGGCGTCCATGCGCCGCAACGTCAACGCGATGTTCGTCAACCTCGCCCGCCGCAGCCAGGTGCTGGTCGAGCGTCAGCTCGAACTGCTCGACGAGCTGGAGCGCGAGGAGAGCGACCCGGACCAGCTGACCAACCTGTTCAAGCTGGACCACCTGGCCGCCCGCATGCGTCGCAACGACGAGAACCTGCTGGTCCTGGCCGGCTCGGACAACGCGCGCCGGTGGCGGGACCCGGTCGCGCTCTCCGCGGTCGTGCTCGCCTCCACCGCTGAGATCGAGGACTACACCCGGGTACGCCACGACGCGCCGGACGGCGTGCACGTGATGGGCCACGCGGTCGCGGACGTCGTGCACCTGCTGGCCGAGCTGCTGGACAACGCGGCCGCGTTCAGCCCGCCCAGTACGGTCGTGCGCCTCTCCGGCCGGCTCGCCGCGGACGGCACCGTGGTGCTGGAGGTCGTCGACGACGGCCTCGGCATGACGCCCGGCACCGTCCAGGAACTCAACCAGCTGCTGGCCGAGCCGCCCGCGGTCGACGTCGCCGCGTCCGAGCGGATGGGCCTCTTCGTGGTCAGCCACCTCGCGGCCCGGCACGGCATCCGGGTCAGCCTGCGCTCCGGCGAGCGGGGTGTGATCGCCACCGTGTGGATCCCGCCGTCCGTGCTCACCGAGGCACCCCGGGACGACGCGCTGCGCGGTCCGTCGACGCAGATGCCGGCGCTGCAGCCGAGCGCGCCGATGGCGCTGCCCGCGTCCGGTGCCGCACCCGCGCTGCCCGCCGTGTACGGGAGCGTGCCGCCGGTCCTGCCCGGCTCCGGCTCGCGGGAACTGGTGCCGACCGGCTTCGAGCCGGCCGGCGTGATGACCGGGACCGTGATGCCGGTGTCCGCGGTGCCGTCCACCACCGGTTACCGGTCCCCGGCGGCGGCCCAGCTGCCTCCTCGGCCCCCGGTCGACCTGCGGCTGAACCAGCCACCGGCGCCGCGCACGGTCCGGCCGTCGCCACGGCCGGCCGGTGGGCAGCCGCGACCGGAGATCGCCACGTTCTTCGACTCGACCGGGACCGGACCGCTGCCGCTGGTGCCGAAGCAGCGTACCGGCGGGGTCATCTCGGCCGTGCCGACGCCGCCGGGACCGGCGCCGACCGAGGCGGTCCGGACCGGTGCGGTCTACGGCTCCGCCAGCGCGGTGCCGGGGGTCACGTCGCGGCCGGAGCTTCCCGCCGGCTCGACGTTCGCGCCCGCCGCGCTGCCCTCCGGGGCGCCGGAGGAGTCCGGCGGCTACCCGGTGTACGGCTCCGGCGGGCCGTCCGACTCGGGTGCGTTCGCGATGCCGTCCGCGTACGACGCGTTCAGCGGCCGGCGCGCGGCCGAGAACAGCGGCGAGTACCCGGTGGCCGCGGCGCCCGTCTCCGCCGCACCGGCCGCGCGCCCGGCCCGGCCGATCCGCGCGGAGGACGTGCTCGGTGCGGCCAGCGGCGCGTCCGGCGGCGGCACCTGGTGGAACCGGTCCGGCGCCGGCAAACCGACCGGCGGCACGACCGCGCTCGACCGCACCCCGGCGGCGCCCGCGGCGCCGGTCACCGGCGGCACGAACTCCGCCGGTCTTCCCATGCGGGTCCCGATGGCTCAGCTCCCCGACGGCCAGGGCGGTCCGGCGCCGGCCGGCCGCGCGCCCGAGCGTAAGGTCGCGGAGCTGGACCCGGAGGCGACCGGAACGACGCTCAGCAGGTTCTACAGTGGCATCCGCGCCGCTGAGACCGAGGAAACAACGGAAAACACCGGGTCGCACGCGGCGATCCGGTGGGAGGGAGACAGGCAATGA
- a CDS encoding FGGY family carbohydrate kinase: MSALGNILAFDLGTSSVRALVLDPDAVPVPGALARRKFSPTVDDDGAATLDAQAYLGALIECVDELHAAGRLDGVAHVAASAMWHSILPLDAAGKPLGPVLTWLDTRPRAHGQAAGPDDEAAFHHRTGAWWHPLYWTVRIPWLRERSGTAPAAFSGLGEYVWSALLGEGPISVSQASGAGVLDLAAQTWDAEALSLAGVRESALPRLAGPGWRGRLRAEYAGRWPALADAEWAAPYGDGAASNVGSGAGDASRAAITVGTSAAVRIAQRVEAGAVLSPLPSQLWRYRLDHTRVVTGRAYSGGGNLFAWAQRALLLPEGDALEAALDEIVPGQVGVWADPRFGGDRPPGMTPPGEGRLGGLGLTTTGPQILAGLMDGVCAQIADDLVVLESTVGRTVDVRLGGGAVAASAWWRRAFATALAPRHVEAVDNPEVGAVGAALIMLGDHPNG; this comes from the coding sequence ATGAGCGCTCTCGGAAACATCCTCGCCTTCGACCTCGGCACGTCCTCGGTGCGTGCGCTGGTGCTGGACCCTGACGCGGTACCGGTGCCGGGCGCGCTCGCCCGCCGGAAGTTCTCCCCCACGGTGGACGACGACGGTGCCGCCACGCTCGACGCCCAGGCGTACCTCGGCGCGCTGATCGAGTGCGTCGACGAGCTGCACGCGGCCGGCCGGCTGGACGGTGTCGCGCACGTCGCGGCCAGCGCGATGTGGCACTCGATCCTGCCGCTGGACGCCGCGGGCAAGCCGCTCGGACCGGTTCTGACCTGGCTCGACACCCGGCCGCGCGCGCACGGGCAGGCGGCCGGGCCGGACGACGAGGCCGCGTTCCACCACCGGACCGGCGCGTGGTGGCACCCGCTCTACTGGACCGTGCGCATCCCATGGCTGCGCGAGCGGTCCGGCACCGCACCGGCCGCGTTCAGCGGTCTCGGCGAGTACGTGTGGTCCGCGCTGCTCGGCGAGGGCCCGATCTCGGTCTCCCAGGCGTCCGGCGCCGGCGTACTCGACCTGGCCGCGCAGACCTGGGACGCGGAGGCGCTGTCGCTGGCCGGTGTGCGCGAGTCCGCGCTGCCGCGGCTGGCCGGGCCGGGCTGGCGGGGCCGGCTGCGCGCGGAGTACGCCGGCCGCTGGCCCGCGCTCGCGGACGCGGAGTGGGCCGCGCCGTACGGCGACGGCGCTGCGTCCAATGTCGGCTCCGGCGCCGGTGACGCGTCCCGCGCCGCGATCACCGTGGGTACGTCCGCGGCCGTCCGGATCGCGCAGCGGGTGGAGGCGGGTGCGGTGCTGTCGCCGCTGCCGTCCCAGCTGTGGCGCTACCGGCTGGACCACACGCGTGTGGTGACCGGCCGGGCCTACTCCGGCGGCGGCAACCTGTTCGCCTGGGCGCAGCGTGCGTTGCTGCTGCCGGAGGGGGATGCGCTGGAGGCCGCGCTCGACGAGATCGTCCCTGGTCAGGTCGGTGTCTGGGCCGATCCGCGGTTCGGTGGCGACCGTCCGCCGGGCATGACGCCGCCCGGCGAGGGCCGGCTCGGCGGGCTCGGGCTGACCACCACCGGGCCGCAGATCCTGGCCGGACTGATGGACGGCGTGTGCGCGCAGATCGCCGATGACCTGGTCGTTCTCGAGTCCACTGTCGGCCGTACCGTGGATGTGCGGCTCGGCGGCGGCGCGGTCGCGGCCTCGGCGTGGTGGCGGCGCGCGTTCGCCACCGCGCTCGCGCCGCGGCACGTGGAGGCGGTCGACAACCCGGAGGTGGGTGCGGTCGGTGCCGCGCTGATCATGCTCGGGGATCACCCGAACGGATGA
- a CDS encoding ATP-dependent Clp protease proteolytic subunit encodes MSDPRRWQPEPEPYPHHGLSPWLEERLFDQRIVMLRGRLTLPVASPAAAALFSLDAAGDAPVQIHLACPDGELAAAFAVVDAMDAMRSPVHVVVTSEAGGAALALLAAAQRRLGYRHARFKLSEPHASATSGTTEQVTAAAGQYLRELEELAVRLAEATGQTRHRIEDDLGAGRMLTAEQARDYGLLHEIIGKP; translated from the coding sequence ATGAGCGATCCGCGCCGGTGGCAGCCCGAGCCCGAGCCGTACCCGCATCACGGTCTGAGCCCCTGGCTCGAGGAGCGGCTCTTCGACCAGCGGATCGTGATGCTCCGCGGGCGGCTCACGCTGCCGGTGGCGTCGCCGGCCGCGGCCGCGCTGTTCAGCCTCGACGCTGCCGGTGACGCGCCGGTCCAGATCCACCTGGCCTGCCCGGACGGTGAGCTCGCCGCCGCGTTCGCGGTGGTCGACGCGATGGACGCGATGCGCTCGCCGGTGCACGTGGTGGTCACGTCCGAGGCGGGCGGCGCCGCGCTCGCGCTGCTGGCCGCGGCGCAGCGCCGGCTCGGCTACCGGCATGCACGGTTCAAGCTGTCCGAGCCGCACGCGTCCGCCACCTCCGGCACCACCGAGCAGGTCACCGCGGCCGCCGGGCAATACCTCCGTGAGCTGGAGGAACTCGCGGTCCGGCTGGCCGAGGCGACCGGCCAGACCCGGCACCGGATCGAGGACGATCTGGGCGCCGGGCGCATGCTGACCGCGGAGCAGGCCCGCGACTACGGACTGCTGCACGAGATCATCGGCAAACCCTGA
- a CDS encoding response regulator transcription factor, whose translation MAAVETVKVLIADDDALVRSGLTMMLGGFDDIEVIGAVSDGDEVAAAAARLRPDVVLMDIRMPRMDGLAATEALRARRDPPEVIVLTTFDTDRHVQRAIRAGAGGFLLKHTPPARIAEAIRQVAAGEPMMSPEVLRRMMGYVAGAGVDPRRDAARTRLAVLSDGERGVAERVGRGLTNQEIAAELHMSTATVKAYVSRVLTKLDLNNRVQIALVVHDADLPMA comes from the coding sequence ATGGCTGCCGTGGAAACCGTGAAGGTGCTGATCGCCGACGACGACGCGCTGGTCCGGTCCGGCCTGACGATGATGCTCGGTGGGTTCGACGACATCGAGGTGATCGGTGCGGTGTCCGACGGCGACGAGGTGGCGGCCGCGGCCGCCCGGCTCCGGCCGGACGTGGTGCTGATGGACATCCGCATGCCGCGGATGGACGGGCTGGCCGCGACCGAGGCGCTGCGGGCCCGCCGGGACCCGCCCGAGGTGATCGTGCTGACCACGTTCGACACCGACCGGCACGTGCAGCGCGCGATCCGGGCCGGTGCCGGCGGCTTCCTGCTCAAGCACACCCCGCCGGCCCGGATCGCGGAGGCGATCCGGCAGGTCGCGGCCGGTGAGCCGATGATGTCGCCGGAGGTACTGCGCCGGATGATGGGCTACGTCGCGGGCGCCGGCGTGGACCCGCGACGGGACGCGGCCCGCACCCGGCTGGCCGTGCTCAGCGACGGCGAGCGCGGCGTGGCGGAGCGGGTCGGCCGCGGCCTGACGAACCAGGAGATCGCCGCGGAACTGCACATGAGCACCGCGACCGTGAAGGCGTACGTCTCCCGCGTGCTCACCAAGCTGGACCTGAACAACCGGGTGCAGATCGCGCTGGTCGTGCACGACGCCGATCTGCCCATGGCATAA
- a CDS encoding sensor histidine kinase translates to MRRRWTYDLVITAIGVVLGVLWLWVARIADGEEEFAPLWFEFGGLAVAVALFLWLRRSRPVLLGLLLGVAGIALPSVGGLSAAALVGVASRRGAPWAFLVFAVDAALVLSLFQEEGGPTKEYWETVAVLLMADLVLISAGLLLRSHRALVRSAEERARQAEEGQRLRVEEARHLERERLAREMHDVLAHRISLLAVHAGALEVRRGASEEEARAAGVIRECAYDALEDLREVIGVLRAAPDADADRPQPGLADLSALVEESRRAGARVELTADLPDDDPGRAGRHAYRIVQEGLTNARKHAPGARVRVTVAGGPGDGLTVELANPAAVSGALPGGGTGLPGAGAGLIGLRERVDLVGGRIEHGWTDAGDFRLRAWLPWKP, encoded by the coding sequence ATGCGCAGGCGCTGGACGTACGACCTCGTCATCACCGCGATCGGCGTGGTCCTCGGCGTGCTGTGGCTGTGGGTCGCCCGGATCGCGGACGGCGAGGAGGAGTTCGCGCCGCTCTGGTTCGAGTTCGGCGGCCTGGCCGTCGCTGTCGCACTCTTCCTCTGGCTGCGCCGGTCTCGCCCGGTGCTGCTCGGACTGCTGCTCGGCGTCGCCGGCATCGCGCTGCCGTCGGTCGGCGGCCTGTCCGCGGCCGCGCTGGTCGGTGTCGCCTCCCGGCGCGGCGCACCGTGGGCGTTCCTGGTCTTCGCGGTGGACGCGGCGCTGGTCCTCTCGCTTTTCCAGGAGGAGGGCGGGCCGACCAAGGAGTACTGGGAGACCGTGGCCGTGCTGCTGATGGCCGACCTGGTGCTGATCTCCGCGGGCCTGCTGCTGCGCTCGCACCGCGCGCTGGTCCGGTCGGCGGAGGAGCGCGCCCGGCAGGCCGAGGAAGGGCAGCGGCTGCGCGTCGAGGAGGCCCGCCACCTGGAACGGGAGCGTCTGGCCCGGGAGATGCACGACGTGCTCGCGCACCGGATCTCGCTGCTCGCCGTGCACGCGGGTGCGCTGGAGGTGCGGCGCGGCGCGTCCGAGGAGGAGGCGCGCGCGGCCGGGGTGATCCGGGAGTGCGCCTACGACGCGCTGGAGGACCTGCGCGAGGTGATCGGTGTGCTGCGCGCGGCGCCGGACGCGGACGCCGACCGGCCGCAGCCCGGGCTCGCTGACCTGTCCGCGCTGGTCGAGGAGTCGCGGCGGGCCGGCGCGCGGGTCGAGCTGACCGCCGACCTGCCGGACGACGACCCGGGGCGGGCCGGGCGGCACGCGTACCGCATCGTCCAGGAGGGTCTGACGAACGCGCGCAAGCACGCGCCCGGGGCGCGGGTGCGGGTCACCGTCGCCGGTGGGCCGGGCGACGGGCTCACCGTGGAGCTGGCGAACCCGGCCGCGGTCTCCGGCGCACTGCCCGGCGGCGGGACCGGGCTGCCCGGCGCCGGCGCCGGCCTGATCGGGCTGCGCGAGCGGGTCGACCTGGTCGGCGGCCGGATCGAGCACGGCTGGACCGACGCCGGCGACTTCCGGCTGAGAGCATGGCTGCCGTGGAAACCGTGA
- a CDS encoding serine/threonine-protein kinase produces MTSPVGQYQRLDLIGRGGMGEVWRARDLDRGGRIVALKLLTPAALDDTELRERFVREMEIAADIENPHVVAVYDFSAKLPEPYIAMRYIDGRTLADEIAAGTLTPERTVTIVAQIASALGAAHARGLRHRDVKPSNIMLERGYLAGTDHAFLIDWGIAQHIDTSDLTRVGQMVGTPAYVAPERLVSDRADGRADIYSLAVVLYEALAGRKPFGGRFTITDHRDRAPDPLPDTVPSALREVVMRGMAKQPADRYADARAFGDAVHRAWRSAPPAAPSARRTPVDRSLAAGGCAGVIAGAGLLAAGLLDTTMAIWALPTLVIAGVTAGWALRETPEDTGGDGR; encoded by the coding sequence GTGACCTCGCCAGTCGGTCAGTACCAGCGGCTCGACCTCATCGGCCGGGGCGGCATGGGCGAGGTCTGGCGGGCTCGCGACCTCGACCGCGGCGGCCGGATCGTGGCGCTGAAGCTGCTCACGCCGGCGGCGCTGGACGACACCGAGCTGCGCGAGCGGTTCGTGCGCGAGATGGAGATCGCCGCCGACATCGAGAACCCGCACGTGGTGGCGGTGTACGACTTCAGCGCGAAGCTGCCCGAGCCGTACATCGCGATGCGCTACATCGACGGGCGCACGCTGGCGGACGAGATCGCGGCCGGCACGCTCACGCCGGAGCGCACGGTGACAATCGTGGCGCAGATCGCGTCCGCGCTCGGTGCGGCGCACGCGCGCGGCCTGCGGCACCGGGACGTGAAGCCGTCCAACATCATGCTGGAGCGCGGCTACCTGGCCGGCACCGATCATGCGTTCCTGATCGACTGGGGCATCGCGCAGCACATCGACACGTCCGACCTGACCCGGGTCGGTCAGATGGTCGGCACCCCGGCGTACGTGGCACCGGAACGCCTGGTCAGCGACCGGGCGGACGGGCGTGCCGACATCTACTCGCTGGCCGTGGTGCTCTACGAGGCGCTGGCCGGGCGGAAGCCGTTCGGCGGCCGGTTCACCATCACCGACCACCGGGACCGCGCGCCGGACCCGCTGCCGGACACGGTGCCATCGGCGCTGCGCGAGGTGGTCATGCGTGGCATGGCGAAACAGCCCGCCGACCGGTACGCGGACGCGCGCGCGTTCGGCGACGCGGTCCACCGGGCCTGGCGGAGCGCGCCGCCGGCCGCCCCGAGCGCCCGGCGTACCCCGGTGGATCGGTCCCTGGCCGCCGGAGGCTGCGCCGGCGTGATCGCCGGGGCGGGCCTGCTGGCCGCGGGCCTGCTCGACACCACCATGGCGATCTGGGCCCTGCCCACGCTGGTGATCGCCGGTGTGACGGCCGGCTGGGCGCTGCGAGAGACACCCGAGGACACCGGAGGCGACGGGCGATGA